A region from the Bacillus thuringiensis genome encodes:
- a CDS encoding Rpn family recombination-promoting nuclease/putative transposase has translation MSVYVKKNLVNLRIDFAFKRLFGVEGNEDILIGFLNAILQSSLDEKIISLHLDDPHLPREQKDDKLSILDLRATLNSGIKLNIEIQVRDKKDMIERSLFYWAGMYYSQMTQGMKYTELRPTICINIVDFILFPEEEDFHNVGVVMNKKSEHIISENMQLHFLEIPKVIREWQEERMDPWDAILARWLLLFPAYEDDKLTTILEGIAMEKDPVLKKAIEDWERLSSDKDFLRLYEAREKAIKDRISEIETAEEKAAKKAREEATEEATIVTKIEIIHNLIKMGLPIEQIAKAADLSVEKVNEILKSK, from the coding sequence ATGAGTGTATATGTAAAAAAGAATCTAGTGAATTTACGAATTGATTTTGCTTTTAAGCGCTTGTTTGGAGTAGAAGGAAACGAGGATATACTCATTGGTTTTCTTAATGCGATATTACAATCCTCTTTAGATGAGAAAATTATCTCTTTGCATTTAGATGATCCGCATCTTCCAAGGGAGCAAAAGGATGATAAATTATCTATTTTAGATTTGCGAGCTACCCTTAATAGTGGTATAAAATTAAATATAGAGATACAGGTTCGCGACAAAAAAGACATGATCGAGCGATCTTTGTTCTACTGGGCTGGCATGTATTATTCCCAAATGACTCAGGGGATGAAGTATACAGAATTAAGACCAACTATTTGCATTAATATAGTGGATTTCATTCTGTTTCCAGAAGAAGAAGACTTTCATAATGTCGGTGTAGTCATGAACAAAAAATCGGAGCACATAATTTCTGAGAATATGCAATTGCACTTTCTAGAGATTCCAAAAGTAATTCGAGAATGGCAAGAAGAACGAATGGATCCGTGGGATGCTATATTAGCACGTTGGCTACTATTATTTCCTGCATATGAAGATGATAAATTAACTACAATCCTGGAGGGAATCGCGATGGAAAAAGATCCAGTTTTGAAAAAGGCAATAGAGGATTGGGAGCGTCTAAGTAGCGATAAGGATTTTTTACGCTTATATGAGGCGAGAGAAAAGGCAATAAAAGATAGAATATCTGAAATAGAAACGGCAGAAGAAAAAGCTGCAAAAAAAGCCAGAGAAGAAGCCACAGAAGAAGCTACAATTGTAACTAAGATAGAGATAATTCACAATTTAATTAAAATGGGGTTGCCTATAGAACAAATTGCGAAAGCTGCTGATTTAAGTGTGGAAAAGGTTAATGAAATTTTAAAAAGTAAGTAG
- a CDS encoding VirB4 family type IV secretion system protein yields MKLFGKKKKEKKKLEAEKNDELELEEEEHEQEEVPPQLDNQTTVFDVIAPEGMKIDAEDYGVIKQSLGSNTFFRPFYIPRDGYPRMMQTNWLNMLTSAGEVDVMIDIHKEPKAKAMRSLDMQLTMLRSNLSFQRTRGNIDQEKDLDAKIQDTNNLMDEIQFNENDSYMVSTMAVAYADSKKELDVLCEYIEDEMQASHFKIASTWNRVKSGLKAVMPLGAPNTLQDTYRNIDRRALCTFAPFVSGSGRFNGGIPIGKNKITGQVEFLNSFGNADYRPPNYNIGVTGISGSGKSLLLKMKLARETSLADTHAMIIDPEGEFVKITKRLGGINLNISPESNIIINPCAIAVTELQITDKDEELEALEQYDKKELVERDGVKYVRFVPILEKINEILGFFDIIIRGQDFDQPGLNVFQRTMLEDAIREVFERHGITSHPSSLYTDEVKKVDGQLIQSQVRKPEPELKEIYDVIVENHGDDVKAEELIAAIRPFLRDGSKPLFDGQSNFGRGVETQLNESRVVNFNISHLEEGFLKPIAFHVILNYIWEHWIKSPEHAIKRKVLYVDEMWQFIDYEQTVNFLEKVARRSRKRNAGMCWASQDFVRILENVKARGILQSTFSYFFLEQNKIDKKKIQENFNLTAGELDIILNNPGKGEGIFRIGDSSVWIQTDPSDKEMMFIESNEAVLQELLNNMKKVQGYGG; encoded by the coding sequence ATGAAATTGTTTGGAAAGAAGAAAAAAGAAAAAAAGAAATTAGAAGCTGAAAAGAATGATGAATTGGAACTAGAAGAGGAAGAGCACGAACAAGAAGAAGTTCCACCTCAATTAGACAATCAAACAACTGTGTTTGATGTCATTGCCCCAGAAGGAATGAAAATTGATGCAGAAGACTATGGGGTAATTAAGCAGTCTTTAGGAAGTAATACTTTCTTCCGTCCATTTTATATTCCACGTGATGGATACCCTCGTATGATGCAGACCAATTGGCTGAACATGTTAACTTCAGCTGGAGAGGTTGATGTCATGATTGATATTCATAAAGAGCCAAAAGCAAAAGCGATGCGATCGTTAGATATGCAGCTAACAATGTTACGTTCGAACCTTTCCTTCCAACGTACACGCGGAAATATTGACCAGGAAAAAGACTTAGATGCAAAAATTCAGGATACAAACAATCTAATGGATGAAATTCAATTTAATGAAAATGACTCCTATATGGTAAGTACGATGGCGGTTGCGTATGCTGATTCAAAGAAAGAATTAGATGTTTTATGTGAGTATATCGAAGATGAAATGCAAGCCTCTCACTTTAAAATAGCGAGTACTTGGAATCGTGTGAAGAGTGGCTTGAAAGCGGTTATGCCACTAGGTGCACCAAATACTCTGCAAGATACATACCGAAATATCGATAGACGTGCTTTATGTACATTTGCCCCCTTTGTATCAGGATCCGGAAGATTTAACGGTGGTATACCAATAGGAAAGAACAAAATTACTGGACAAGTAGAATTTTTAAATTCATTTGGTAACGCAGATTATCGTCCACCAAACTATAACATTGGTGTGACAGGGATTTCAGGTTCCGGTAAAAGTTTACTTTTAAAAATGAAGCTAGCTCGTGAAACATCACTTGCAGATACACATGCGATGATCATAGATCCAGAGGGAGAATTCGTAAAAATCACCAAACGACTAGGTGGCATTAACTTAAATATTTCACCTGAAAGTAATATCATTATTAATCCTTGTGCAATTGCAGTAACAGAACTTCAAATTACAGATAAAGATGAAGAACTAGAAGCACTTGAACAATACGATAAGAAAGAACTCGTAGAACGTGATGGCGTGAAGTATGTAAGATTTGTACCAATTTTAGAGAAAATCAATGAAATACTAGGATTCTTTGACATTATTATTCGCGGGCAAGACTTTGATCAACCTGGATTAAATGTATTCCAACGCACGATGCTAGAAGATGCGATTCGTGAAGTGTTTGAGAGACATGGTATTACTTCTCACCCTTCATCTTTATATACAGATGAAGTGAAGAAAGTAGATGGACAATTAATTCAGTCTCAAGTGAGAAAGCCAGAGCCAGAGTTAAAAGAAATTTACGATGTAATAGTAGAAAACCATGGAGATGATGTGAAAGCAGAAGAGTTAATTGCCGCGATTCGTCCGTTTTTACGTGATGGCTCAAAACCATTATTTGATGGGCAAAGTAATTTTGGACGCGGTGTAGAAACACAGTTAAATGAATCGCGTGTTGTTAACTTTAATATTAGTCATTTAGAAGAAGGGTTTTTAAAACCAATCGCCTTCCACGTTATTCTGAACTATATCTGGGAGCATTGGATTAAGAGTCCAGAACATGCAATCAAACGAAAAGTGTTATATGTGGATGAGATGTGGCAGTTTATCGACTATGAACAAACTGTTAATTTCTTAGAAAAAGTAGCACGTCGTTCACGTAAAAGAAATGCCGGTATGTGTTGGGCAAGTCAGGACTTTGTTCGTATTTTAGAAAATGTGAAAGCACGTGGTATCTTGCAATCTACTTTCTCTTATTTCTTCTTAGAGCAAAATAAGATTGATAAGAAAAAGATCCAAGAGAACTTTAACTTAACTGCTGGAGAGCTTGATATTATTCTCAACAATCCAGGAAAAGGTGAAGGGATTTTCCGTATAGGAGATAGTTCTGTTTGGATCCAAACAGATCCATCAGATAAAGAAATGATGTTCATTGAATCCAATGAAGCTGTACTACAAGAGCTTTTAAATAATATGAAGAAAGTACAAGGGTACGGAGGATAA
- a CDS encoding PrgI family protein — translation MRKVTVPVDMTSEQKTLLGVLSKRQLIYLLGGGASLYLYVPFLWRLFAPFNAAVAFFICLILAIPTVVVVITFAFIYKEKQHMYLDKFLLIKMRSRSEKGNWRKGYEPITWVKENL, via the coding sequence ATGAGAAAAGTAACTGTTCCTGTTGATATGACTTCGGAACAAAAAACACTATTAGGTGTGCTGAGCAAACGCCAATTGATTTATCTATTGGGTGGCGGAGCATCCCTTTATTTATATGTACCATTTTTATGGCGGCTATTTGCGCCTTTTAATGCGGCTGTAGCATTTTTTATTTGCTTAATTTTAGCAATACCAACAGTAGTAGTTGTAATAACGTTTGCTTTTATTTATAAAGAAAAACAACACATGTATTTAGATAAATTTTTACTTATCAAAATGCGTAGCCGTTCTGAAAAAGGAAATTGGAGAAAAGGGTACGAGCCAATTACATGGGTAAAGGAGAATTTATAG
- a CDS encoding DUF3854 domain-containing protein, which yields MNYNIQKGQFRLTSAYPRGSWWEFYRVTCPICHDTGNCMLHVSQEKVACTRVESKWVYGKNTSNPSYIHYINGKNEYQLPEVDEVQVHDRKSNMELNVFNRKLMDFIPLQEHHHTHLLRDRKMTEEQIQVRQYRSFLKQQIELEEDNTYTTVWEKLFKQIGNKNYWQGIPGFYEMKKGQLSLRLMSGSPGIMIPFRNQYNQIVGWQVRVDEVKNSVHVKSAPTGVQAELIEQPNVVKITKNGDCIFEGELEVSKKVEIPFHEERIVVKIHKGQKYLWLSSANKNQGTGAGGSEHPLPVHVAVPSSHLKHWNSGALHQTKSVMITEGPMKADLIADLIPKRFNKEELSEVGTTVLAIPGVNAWRIAMPVLKDVGVENVYLAFDADLVENEKVRAALIAFATELKKEGYNVIIAAWNPAQGKGLDDAMQASFKPIFRTI from the coding sequence ATGAATTATAACATTCAAAAAGGTCAATTTCGTTTAACAAGTGCTTATCCAAGAGGTAGCTGGTGGGAATTTTATCGTGTTACGTGTCCGATTTGTCATGATACAGGTAATTGCATGCTTCATGTTTCGCAAGAGAAGGTAGCATGTACCCGTGTAGAAAGCAAATGGGTCTATGGGAAAAATACGAGCAATCCAAGCTACATTCACTACATAAATGGAAAAAATGAGTATCAATTGCCTGAAGTGGATGAAGTTCAGGTTCATGATAGGAAAAGCAATATGGAATTAAATGTGTTTAATCGTAAGTTAATGGATTTCATACCATTACAAGAGCATCATCATACACATTTATTACGAGATAGAAAAATGACTGAAGAACAAATACAAGTACGTCAATATCGTTCTTTCTTAAAACAACAAATTGAGTTAGAAGAGGATAATACATATACGACAGTTTGGGAAAAGTTATTTAAACAGATTGGGAATAAAAATTACTGGCAGGGAATTCCGGGATTTTATGAGATGAAGAAAGGTCAGCTTTCTCTTCGTTTGATGTCAGGTTCTCCTGGTATAATGATTCCGTTTCGAAACCAGTACAATCAAATTGTTGGATGGCAAGTTCGTGTGGATGAAGTGAAAAACTCCGTTCATGTGAAATCGGCACCTACTGGAGTTCAAGCGGAATTAATCGAACAGCCTAATGTTGTAAAGATAACTAAAAATGGTGATTGTATCTTTGAAGGCGAACTAGAAGTGAGCAAAAAGGTAGAGATTCCATTTCATGAGGAACGAATTGTTGTAAAGATTCATAAAGGGCAAAAATATTTATGGCTCTCATCAGCAAACAAAAATCAAGGAACTGGTGCAGGTGGTAGTGAACATCCACTTCCTGTACATGTAGCGGTACCAAGCTCTCATTTAAAACACTGGAATTCTGGTGCCTTACATCAAACGAAATCAGTAATGATCACAGAGGGCCCCATGAAAGCTGATTTGATTGCTGATTTGATTCCAAAGAGATTTAATAAAGAGGAACTTTCTGAAGTAGGGACAACAGTTCTTGCGATTCCTGGTGTAAATGCATGGAGGATTGCTATGCCTGTATTAAAAGATGTGGGTGTAGAGAATGTGTATTTAGCATTTGATGCCGACTTGGTTGAGAATGAAAAAGTAAGAGCTGCCTTAATTGCTTTTGCGACAGAGTTAAAGAAAGAGGGCTATAACGTAATTATTGCAGCATGGAACCCAGCACAAGGGAAAGGTCTGGATGATGCGATGCAAGCTTCTTTCAAACCCATTTTCCGCACAATATAA
- a CDS encoding CPBP family intramembrane glutamic endopeptidase gives MNNSNLHKSGYIILIYFIMTQFVGIIGVQLLAKTGWYDIQGNQQQAIQQLLVHWELIGFSLILIFFFLIYKKEVMNDSKLSIKFSRVSFGWILVGIVAVFLAQTIGSILDESIFHLTTQSVNTSSNIESAAISPLALISIVILAPLVEELVFRYAAINILSRKFNKIGCILVSSLFFSIMHFEFPFVFGYFLIGVVLAAIYVRTNRLLVSFVVHATMNLIIVILQIF, from the coding sequence ATGAATAATAGTAATTTACATAAATCAGGTTATATCATACTCATATATTTTATAATGACTCAATTTGTTGGAATAATAGGAGTACAATTGCTAGCGAAGACAGGCTGGTATGATATTCAGGGGAATCAACAGCAAGCAATTCAGCAACTGCTTGTTCATTGGGAACTAATAGGATTTTCACTCATATTAATATTCTTTTTTCTTATATATAAGAAAGAAGTGATGAATGATTCGAAGTTATCGATTAAATTTTCAAGAGTATCATTTGGTTGGATTTTAGTAGGAATAGTTGCAGTATTCTTAGCGCAGACAATTGGTAGTATTTTGGATGAAAGTATATTTCACTTAACTACACAATCAGTAAATACATCAAGTAATATTGAATCGGCAGCAATTTCTCCTCTTGCTCTTATATCAATTGTAATTCTTGCTCCGCTAGTTGAGGAGCTTGTATTTCGTTACGCGGCCATAAATATATTGAGCCGTAAATTTAATAAAATTGGGTGTATATTAGTTAGTTCCTTGTTTTTCTCAATCATGCATTTTGAATTTCCTTTTGTATTTGGATATTTTTTAATTGGAGTTGTACTTGCGGCAATATATGTACGTACTAATAGGTTACTAGTATCATTTGTCGTTCATGCTACTATGAACTTAATAATTGTTATACTTCAGATTTTTTGA
- a CDS encoding DUF2325 domain-containing protein, whose protein sequence is MEMSTILVLGGSNGRTLEKLAKKRDCQVIFHDGKNQGGVKKMFRSVIKKCDVIVVQKGACGHVSIDVAKEYAKKYDVPLLFNQGFGGTGALEIRLKHLQAA, encoded by the coding sequence ATGGAGATGAGTACAATTCTTGTTTTAGGTGGTTCAAATGGTAGAACATTAGAGAAGTTAGCGAAAAAAAGAGATTGTCAGGTGATTTTTCACGATGGAAAAAATCAAGGTGGTGTAAAGAAAATGTTTCGTAGTGTCATAAAAAAATGTGATGTTATTGTAGTGCAGAAAGGTGCATGTGGCCATGTGTCTATTGATGTAGCAAAAGAATACGCAAAGAAGTATGATGTCCCGCTTTTATTTAATCAGGGGTTTGGAGGAACAGGCGCGTTAGAGATTAGGTTAAAACATTTGCAAGCAGCCTGA
- a CDS encoding lysozyme family protein, whose amino-acid sequence MSQNPNDPNEQKKSNPLKDVASHFIKKKGMQARGKMVKMAGKAGRAAAKAAAKLLKAGVVKIVGAIVGAVGLPVALIMALIITVCVILASFVPFTDDESKTEEQVKKYMEISMALNVDWKEVVAFDMARFDNDLTGKDPHDAISYFLDIQYEEYTEKEVCEAGPNGPCEKKKKEMQKNKSESYSGPDVKKILGDTDFKKKIDEINASGSKKVTVSSHGLEKAMELAKCSESQKDRAREILAAGMLEGLYGHLAPTTGGFIGGMCVGNVSPGGEPVNLNAKVTGYLPKIKEMAEKHGVAQYVGILAAQMMQESQGEGSDPMQASEGHYGDMSTSCIGVKGNARVGCIKDPNISIEAGVQEFKDVLGQANGDIALALQSYNFGSGFISYALAKGGYSEETAIEFSRSKNHLNPAGCSDPNNFRTKVNACYGDYTYVSKVLKFYKDLGCVADASGEWISDKGWKWPTKSGRITDTFDAVRKGIQHNAVDIGAMTTGKAGDPVWSMEVGIVTAQTGNVNGGGLGVYVDHGNGIVSRYLHLNKILVAPGTMVTKGQIIGEMGGSNYSKKTGLLDMNGYAVHLDFQIRINDQPTDPMKFFKKNDDPGLSSGGAPTMTNAKRQKVLEEAKKWVGQGKVSYVSGARNPAAGTADCSGFTQYVFKTSIGVQLGDWTGAQIGQGKQVPDIGRAQPGDLIFYENPNHVSIYLGNQKMIHIGDNKGVQITGLNYTARGQHMSQIRNVID is encoded by the coding sequence ATGAGTCAAAATCCTAACGATCCAAATGAACAGAAAAAAAGTAACCCTTTAAAAGATGTAGCTTCACACTTTATTAAGAAAAAAGGGATGCAAGCGCGCGGGAAAATGGTAAAAATGGCAGGTAAAGCAGGAAGGGCGGCAGCGAAAGCTGCTGCCAAACTGCTAAAAGCTGGTGTAGTGAAAATTGTCGGAGCTATCGTGGGAGCAGTAGGATTGCCTGTTGCTCTCATTATGGCTCTTATTATTACCGTGTGTGTTATTTTAGCATCTTTTGTACCATTTACCGATGATGAAAGTAAAACAGAAGAACAAGTGAAAAAGTATATGGAAATTTCAATGGCGCTAAACGTGGACTGGAAAGAGGTTGTCGCTTTTGACATGGCGCGATTTGATAATGATTTGACTGGTAAAGATCCTCACGATGCTATATCATATTTTTTGGATATCCAATATGAAGAATATACAGAAAAAGAGGTATGTGAGGCAGGACCGAATGGCCCTTGTGAAAAAAAGAAAAAGGAGATGCAAAAAAACAAATCTGAAAGTTATTCCGGACCAGATGTAAAAAAGATATTGGGAGATACAGATTTTAAGAAAAAAATAGATGAAATTAATGCCAGCGGAAGTAAAAAGGTAACAGTATCTTCTCACGGTTTAGAGAAAGCGATGGAACTTGCAAAATGTAGTGAGAGTCAAAAAGATCGTGCTCGTGAGATATTAGCTGCAGGGATGTTAGAAGGTCTATATGGACATCTTGCTCCTACTACTGGTGGATTTATTGGTGGTATGTGTGTTGGTAATGTGAGCCCTGGTGGAGAGCCTGTTAACCTTAATGCCAAAGTTACAGGATACCTTCCTAAAATTAAAGAAATGGCAGAAAAACATGGTGTAGCTCAATATGTTGGTATTTTGGCTGCCCAAATGATGCAGGAATCACAAGGAGAGGGAAGCGACCCGATGCAGGCTTCTGAGGGGCATTATGGAGACATGAGCACATCTTGTATAGGTGTAAAAGGGAATGCACGTGTAGGATGTATTAAAGATCCAAATATTTCTATTGAAGCAGGCGTACAAGAATTTAAAGATGTTTTAGGTCAGGCGAATGGAGATATAGCCCTAGCCTTACAATCTTATAATTTCGGGTCAGGATTCATTAGCTATGCATTAGCGAAGGGTGGTTATTCAGAAGAAACAGCCATTGAGTTCTCAAGAAGTAAGAATCATTTAAACCCAGCTGGTTGCTCCGATCCGAATAACTTCAGGACAAAGGTTAACGCATGCTACGGAGATTACACGTACGTTTCTAAAGTTTTGAAGTTTTACAAAGATTTAGGGTGTGTGGCAGACGCATCAGGCGAATGGATTTCTGATAAAGGTTGGAAATGGCCAACGAAATCAGGTCGTATTACAGATACGTTTGATGCAGTTCGTAAGGGAATACAACATAATGCTGTAGATATTGGGGCCATGACTACCGGAAAAGCTGGAGACCCAGTATGGTCGATGGAAGTAGGTATTGTAACAGCCCAAACAGGAAATGTAAATGGTGGTGGTCTAGGTGTTTATGTAGACCATGGAAATGGTATTGTATCTCGTTACTTACACTTAAATAAAATATTAGTTGCACCAGGAACCATGGTAACAAAAGGACAAATAATTGGGGAGATGGGCGGTTCTAATTATAGTAAAAAAACTGGTTTACTTGATATGAATGGATATGCTGTCCATTTAGATTTCCAAATTCGTATTAACGACCAACCAACGGATCCAATGAAATTCTTTAAGAAAAATGATGATCCAGGTCTATCATCTGGTGGTGCTCCTACAATGACAAATGCTAAACGACAAAAGGTATTGGAAGAAGCAAAAAAATGGGTTGGACAAGGAAAAGTGAGCTATGTATCCGGCGCTAGAAATCCAGCTGCAGGTACTGCAGATTGTTCTGGATTCACACAATATGTGTTTAAAACTAGTATAGGTGTCCAGCTAGGAGATTGGACAGGTGCTCAAATTGGACAAGGAAAACAGGTGCCAGATATCGGTCGTGCACAACCAGGAGATTTAATTTTCTATGAAAATCCTAACCATGTATCTATTTATTTAGGGAATCAGAAAATGATTCATATTGGTGATAATAAGGGTGTACAAATTACGGGTCTAAACTATACGGCAAGAGGACAACATATGTCGCAAATCCGTAATGTAATAGACTGA